The Chloroflexia bacterium SDU3-3 genome includes a region encoding these proteins:
- a CDS encoding M20/M25/M40 family metallo-hydrolase encodes MASELHDDLVRLTCDLMLIPSVADSPEQLRAAIDYAEEYARAIPGVFLHRGEYGGKPHLVATLRDTKTPALFLNAHLDVVPGRPAQFTPELRDGRIYGRASQDMKGSGAVLLRLLRDLAALPERPDVGFQFVSDEEIGGDFGTGTLAAQGWDCQFFLAAEPTDLEICYAHKGVLWVEVELHGTPAHGSRPWAGANALAELRDGLVAMERRYPTPDEAAWLTTSVPTLIQGGEASNRLPERVLLTLDVRHIPDETPEQVVAALQECFPTAEVRLVRSGPPLDTAPDHPLVQRLAAAVEGVTGKPAGFYREHFSTDARFYSAKGTPAVCLGPVGYGLHSDEEWVEIDSLVQLYHALAAFARTF; translated from the coding sequence TATGCCGAGGAGTACGCCCGCGCCATCCCCGGCGTGTTTCTGCACCGAGGCGAGTATGGCGGCAAGCCGCACCTGGTAGCCACGCTGCGCGACACCAAGACGCCCGCGCTGTTCCTGAACGCGCACCTCGATGTGGTGCCCGGGCGCCCGGCGCAGTTCACGCCCGAGCTGCGCGATGGCCGGATCTACGGTCGTGCCAGCCAGGACATGAAGGGCTCGGGCGCGGTGCTGCTGCGGCTGCTGCGCGACCTGGCGGCGCTGCCCGAGCGCCCCGATGTGGGTTTCCAGTTTGTGAGTGACGAGGAGATCGGCGGGGACTTTGGCACGGGCACGCTGGCCGCGCAGGGCTGGGACTGCCAGTTTTTCCTGGCCGCCGAGCCGACCGACCTGGAGATCTGCTACGCCCACAAGGGTGTGCTGTGGGTGGAGGTGGAGCTGCACGGCACACCCGCGCACGGCTCGCGGCCCTGGGCGGGCGCAAATGCCCTGGCCGAGCTGCGCGATGGCCTGGTGGCCATGGAGCGGCGCTACCCCACCCCCGACGAGGCGGCCTGGCTCACCACCTCGGTGCCAACCCTCATCCAGGGCGGCGAGGCCAGCAACCGCCTGCCCGAGCGCGTGCTGCTGACGCTGGATGTGCGCCATATCCCCGACGAGACCCCCGAGCAGGTGGTGGCGGCGCTCCAAGAGTGCTTCCCCACCGCCGAGGTGCGGCTGGTGCGCAGCGGCCCGCCGCTGGATACCGCGCCCGACCACCCGCTGGTGCAGCGGCTGGCGGCGGCGGTGGAGGGTGTCACGGGCAAGCCCGCCGGGTTCTACCGCGAGCACTTCTCGACCGACGCTCGCTTCTACAGCGCGAAGGGCACGCCCGCCGTGTGCCTGGGGCCGGTGGGCTACGGTCTGCACTCCGATGAGGAGTGGGTGGAGATCGACAGCCTTGTGCAGCTCTACCACGCGCTGGCTGCCTTCGCCCGCACGTTCTAG
- a CDS encoding DMT family transporter, producing MRPAARASVGAGVLMIVLASAMWGTVGVATQLIYGMSQANALTVGFFRLAIAAPVLLAAGWLLLGRRMFAVRRRDWWLFAGIGALTAAYQVCLFSAIPFVGVSIAVVVTLCVAPVVVALASVWLFGEPLTRRVVLALACALGGTALLAGGGAGLPSEPGAVLLGVALAVGSAVGYAGIALIGRAQAGRYHPIQPVAFGFGFGALLLLPCALAQGLVVDLPPLAWGLLLHLGLLPTALGYVLFFFGIRGVRATAASVITLIEPLTAAALAWAMFGERLSAAGGLGAMLLLAAIGLLSWREAGPQRAARSASGG from the coding sequence ATGCGACCTGCGGCGCGGGCCTCGGTGGGGGCTGGCGTGCTGATGATTGTGCTGGCCTCGGCGATGTGGGGGACGGTGGGCGTGGCGACCCAGCTGATCTACGGGATGTCGCAGGCCAACGCGCTGACGGTGGGCTTCTTTCGGCTGGCGATCGCCGCGCCGGTGCTGCTGGCGGCTGGCTGGCTGCTGCTGGGGCGGCGGATGTTCGCGGTGCGGCGGCGCGACTGGTGGCTGTTTGCGGGCATCGGGGCGCTGACGGCGGCCTACCAGGTGTGCCTGTTCTCGGCCATCCCGTTTGTGGGGGTGTCGATCGCGGTGGTGGTGACGCTGTGCGTCGCGCCGGTGGTGGTGGCGCTGGCTAGCGTGTGGCTGTTCGGCGAGCCGCTGACGCGCAGGGTGGTGCTGGCGCTGGCCTGCGCGCTGGGCGGCACCGCGCTGCTGGCGGGCGGCGGGGCTGGCCTGCCCAGCGAGCCGGGGGCGGTGCTGCTGGGTGTGGCGCTGGCGGTCGGCTCGGCGGTCGGCTACGCGGGCATCGCGCTGATCGGGCGGGCGCAGGCGGGGCGCTACCACCCCATCCAGCCGGTGGCGTTCGGGTTTGGGTTCGGCGCGCTGCTGCTGCTGCCCTGTGCGCTGGCCCAGGGGCTGGTGGTGGATCTGCCGCCGCTGGCCTGGGGGCTGCTGCTGCACCTGGGGCTGCTGCCGACGGCGCTGGGCTATGTGCTGTTCTTCTTCGGCATACGCGGGGTGCGCGCCACGGCGGCCAGCGTGATCACGCTGATCGAGCCGCTGACGGCGGCGGCGCTGGCCTGGGCGATGTTCGGCGAGCGCCTGAGCGCGGCGGGCGGCCTGGGGGCGATGCTGCTGCTGGCGGCGATTGGGCTGCTTTCGTGGCGCGAGGCTGGGCCGCAGCGGGCGGCGCGGTCGGCTTCTGGGGGGTAG